ACCAATCCCTACATGGTGATTGACGCCCGGATCGATTGCAACCTGGTGGCCGATTCATCCTTCGTTTACTACAAATTCAACTCCTCAGAAACCTTTAACCGCGTTCCAATGTCGCCGGGCTGCCCCTATTATGTGGGGGTGATCAATGGCATTCAGCCGACCGACACAGTGCATTATTACATCTACACCGCCCGTAATGGAGATGAGGTTGTCCTTCCTCCTCCGGCGCCAAATGGTTATTATTCATTCTGGTTCGACCAATCAATTGATGTGAACGAAATTTCAGCTATTCCTTTTACGCTATCCTTTTATCCAAATCCATCAAACGGAAATTTCACGATAGTTAACCCGGATGCAGCCAATCCGGGCATTATGACGATTCTTGATATGTTTGGAAAAACCATTATGCAACATATGGTTGAGCCGGGTGTAAATGTGCTGAAATTAACCCATGCTCTGCCATCAGGACTCTATATGATTAAACTTCAAATTTTGGGAATGCCTGCAATCACTGGTAAATTGGTAGTTGAAAAATGATGAAATAATACATGGATAAATATCGGGGAAAATACAGGATTTCATCAACACGCCTGCAAAATTGGAATTATAGGTGGGATGCCGCGTATTTCATCACAATTTGCACAAAGCAAAGAAAATGCTATTTTGGAGAGGTGGTCAATGGATCAATGTATTTATCCAACATCGGAATTTTAGCGGATGTATTTTGGTATGAAATCAAAAACCACGCAAAAAATTTGGAATTAGGCGCATTTGTCGTAATGCCCAACCATGTCCATGGGATATTGATATTGGACGGCAACAACAAAACGCCAACGCATGACCCAACCGTAGAGACAACGCATGACGCAATCGTAGAGACAACGCATGACGCAACCGTAGAGACAACGCATGCGTTGTCTCTACCGCACCCCCCACCCCCCAAAACCCACGGTCAAAAACGTTTTCAACACCAGGGGGCAAACACCGTTTCATCAATCATCGGTTCCTATAAATCGGCCGTTTCGAAACATGCCCACCGGTTAGGATTTGAATTCGGTTGGCAATCACGTTTTGACGACCGGATCATCAGAGATGATCTGGCCTATAAAACCATCACAAATTACATTATCAACAATCCACAAAAATGGCATGATGACAGGTTCAATCCGGAAAACCCGGATGTCGGACAATAAAATTGCCTTTTAACACCTAATGAAAAATGCCCG
This sequence is a window from Bacteroidales bacterium. Protein-coding genes within it:
- a CDS encoding transposase, which encodes MDKYRGKYRISSTRLQNWNYRWDAAYFITICTKQRKCYFGEVVNGSMYLSNIGILADVFWYEIKNHAKNLELGAFVVMPNHVHGILILDGNNKTPTHDPTVETTHDAIVETTHDATVETTHALSLPHPPPPKTHGQKRFQHQGANTVSSIIGSYKSAVSKHAHRLGFEFGWQSRFDDRIIRDDLAYKTITNYIINNPQKWHDDRFNPENPDVGQ